A single region of the Gossypium arboreum isolate Shixiya-1 chromosome 12, ASM2569848v2, whole genome shotgun sequence genome encodes:
- the LOC108477106 gene encoding phytochrome A-associated F-box protein-like yields MTETPFSKLSDDVVLNIFSKLEHHPKSWACLACVCSKFSSLIHNTCFKQKCFKTIPAVCADLLSSSSVPPGGWSALQKLSVCCPGLHHAGVLLDHFDFGFAREIGPEVRYPKLANSQASPPPTEPWSSKVEGNPNLDPENNASGSDCSWSLFDDLYYDTVSNPSESIDGYKVERIDNRDIKTGREFLVCKRRKLSRPLRSHLADGVWNLSREQGNKLLASRFRDDCLYICDWPGCIHMEEKRNYMLFRGVFNDFKKSRVWRTINDGIRRKIDLSCAFCSCKQTWDLHSAFCLRRVFGYHDDGEPVVRAYVCENGHVSGAWTDLPLYT; encoded by the coding sequence ATGACGGAGACGCCGTTCTCAAAACTCTCCGACGACGTCGTTCTTAACATCTTCTCCAAGCTCGAACATCACCCCAAGAGCTGGGCTTGTCTCGCTTGTGTCTGCTCCAAATTCTCTTCTCTCATTCACAACACCTGCTTCAAACAAAAATGCTTCAAAACCATCCCCGCCGTTTGCGCCGATCTCCTCTCCTCTTCCTCCGTCCCACCCGGCGGTTGGTCCGCCCTCCAGAAGCTCTCCGTCTGCTGCCCAGGCCTCCATCACGCTGGCGTACTTCTCGACCACTTCGATTTTGGCTTCGCACGTGAGATTGGCCCCGAGGTGAGATATCCCAAGCTAGCTAATTCCCAAGCCTCCCCGCCGCCCACCGAGCCTTGGTCCAGCAAAGTGGAAGGGAATCCGAATCTGGATCCGGAAAATAACGCTTCCGGGTCCGATTGTTCATGGTCGCTTTTCGATGATCTGTATTACGACACCGTTTCAAACCCGTCCGAGTCTATAGATGGTTATAAAGTAGAAAGAATTGACAACAGAGACATAAAAACTGGGCGTGAATTTCTCGTTTGTAAAAGGAGGAAGCTATCTAGACCGCTTAGATCCCATCTAGCAGACGGCGTTTGGAACTTAAGCCGAGAACAGGGCAACAAGTTGTTAGCGAGCCGGTTCCGAGACGATTGTTTATACATTTGCGATTGGCCGGGATGCATTCACATGGAGGAGAAGCGGAATTACATGCTTTTCAGAGGGGTTTTCAACGACTTCAAGAAATCCCGAGTGTGGAGGACGATAAATGATGGGATCAGGCGCAAGATCGATCTGAGTTGCGCTTTTTGCTCTTGTAAACAAACATGGGATTTGCATTCTGCTTTCTGTTTGAGGCGGGTTTTCGGGTACCACGATGATGGGGAGCCAGTTGTTCGAGCTTATGTTTGTGAGAACGGACATGTTTCTGGTGCTTGGACTGATTTGCCTTTGTACACTTGA
- the LOC108480018 gene encoding E3 ubiquitin-protein ligase BAH1-like: protein MKFCKKYQEYMQGQGKKLPGVGFKKLKKILKNCRREFQSKNDVHGVLHNQTCPQHCPVCDGTFFPSLLKEMSDIVGCFNERAQKLLELHLASGFRKYFIWFKGKLQGSHVALIQEGKDLVNYALINAVAIRKILKKYDKVHFSKQGQAFKSQAQSMHIEILQSPWLCELMAFHINLRETKVKSGMTPASFEGCYLTFNDGKPFLSCELFDSVKLDIDLTCSICLDTVFDPVSLTCGHIFCYMCACSAASVSIVNGLKAAEPKEKCPLCREAGVYEGFVHLDELSILLRRSCSEYWEQRLQMERAERVRQAKEHWESQCRAFVGV from the exons ATGAAGTTCTGCAAGAAATATCAAGAATACATGCAGGGACAAGGGAAGAAACTACCTGGTGTTGGTTTCAAGAAGCTTAAGAAGATTTTGAAGAACTGTAGAAGAGAATTTCAGTCCAAGAATGACGTCCATGGTGTTCTTCATAACCAAACTTGTCCTCAGCATTGTCCag TTTGCGACGGGACCTTCTTCCCTTCCCTTTTAAAGGAAATGTCTGATATAGTAGGCTGCTTCAATGAGCGTGCACAGAAATTGCTTGAACTACACTTGGCTTCTGGTTTTAGAAAATACTTCATTTGGTTCAAAGGTAAGCTACAAGGCAGCCATGTTGCTTTGATTCAAGAAGGGAAGGACCTGGTTAACTATGCATTGATTAATGCCGTGGCGATTCGTAAAATACTGAAAAAATACGATAAGGTTCATTTCTCCAAACAAGGGCAAGCTTTCAAGTCACAAGCACAAAGTATGCACATTGAAATCCTTCAATCGCCGTGGCTATGCGAGCTTATGGCTTTCCATATTAATTTGAGGGAAACCAAGGTGAAATCAGGGATGACCCCTGCATCGTTTGAAGGATGTTACCTCACATTTAATGATGGGAAACCATTCCTTTCTTGTGAACTCTTTGATTCTGTCAAGCTTGATATTGACTTGACTTGTTCTATATGCTTG GACACAGTATTTGATCCAGTATCCCTCACTTGTGGGCATATATTCTGCTACATGTGTGCTTGCTCGGCTGCATCGGTTAGCATTGTTAATGGACTGAAAGCAGCTGAGCCAAAAGAAAAGTGTCCCTTATGTCGAGAG GCAGGAGTTTATGAAGGTTTTGTACATTTGGATGAGCTTAGTATATTGTTAAGGAGAAG TTGTAGTGAATACTGGGAGCAGCGACTTCAAATGGAAAGAGCTGAGAGAGTTCGACAGGCAAAGGAACACTGGGAATCCCAGTGTCGGGCGTTTGTCGGGGTCTGA